One window of the Populus nigra chromosome 4, ddPopNigr1.1, whole genome shotgun sequence genome contains the following:
- the LOC133692475 gene encoding squamosa promoter-binding-like protein 1 isoform X2, whose translation MEARFGGEAHHFYAMGPTDMRAVAKRGLEWDLNDWKWDGDLFIASPLNPVPSTSVSRPFFPLGVGTGVPATGNSSNSSSSCSDEVNLGVEKGKRELEKRRRVVVIDDDNLNDQETGGLSLKLGGQRDVGNWEGSSGKKTKLVGGGLSRAVCQVEDCGVDLSNAKDYHRRHKVCEMHSKATKALVGNVMQRFCQQCSRFHVLQEFDEGKRSCRRRLAGHNKRRRKTNPDTVGNGSSMNDDQNSGYLLISLLRILSNMHSNRSDETTDQDLLTHLLRSLASHSVEHRGRNMFGPLQEPRDLSTSFGNSEQVMPVHDAYGANIQTISSLKPSIPNNFAVYSEVRESTAGQVKMNNFDLNDICVDSDDGTEDIERSPAPVNARTSSLDCPSWVQQDSHQSSPPQTSRNSDSASAQSPSSSSGEAQSRTDRIVFKLFGKEPNDFPLVLRAQILDWLSHSPTDIESYIRPGCIILTIYLHQAEAAWEELCCGLGSSLSRLLAVSEDTFWRTGWIYIRVQHQIAFIYNGQVVVDTSLPLTSNNYSKILSVKPIAITASERAEFLIKGVNLSRPATRLLCAVEGNYMVQENRQEVMDGVDSFKGHDEVHCVNFSCSIPMVTGRGFIEIEDHGFSSSFFPFLVAEEDVCSEIRMLEGVLETETDADFEETEKMEAKNQAMNFVHEMSWLLHRSQLKSRLGCSDPSMNLFPLRRFKWLMEFSMDHEWCAVVGKLLNILHNGIVGTEEHSSLNVALSEMGLLHRAVRRNSRSLVELLLRYVPEKFGSKDTALVGGSHGSILFRPDVTGPAGLTPLHIAAGKDGSEDVLDTLTEDPGMVGIEAWKNALDSTGFTPEDYARLRGHYTYIHLVQRKINKRQAVGGHVVLDIPSNLSNSNINEKQNEGLSSSFEIGQTALRPTQRNCKLCSQKVVYGIASRSQLYRPAMLSMVAIAAVCVCVALLFKSCPEVLYVFRPFRWEMLDYGTS comes from the exons ATGGAGGCTAGATTTGGAGGGGAAGCTCATCATTTCTATGCTATGGGCCCAACTGATATGCGGGCAGTAGCGAAGAGAGGTTTAGAATGGGATTTGAATGATTGGAAATGGGATGGTGATCTTTTTATTGCTAGTCCTTTGAATCCGGTACCATCAACTAGCGTCAGTAGGCCATTTTTCCCTCTTGGGGTTGGGACAGGAGTTCCGGCCACTGGGAATTCGTCCAATAGTTCATCCTCATGCTCCGATGAAGTGAATCTGGGAGTTGAGAAAGGAAAAAGGGAATTGGAGAAAAGGAGAAGGGTGGTTGTCATTGACGACGACAATTTGAATGATCAGGAAACTGGTGGTCTTAGTTTAAAGCTTGGTGGTCAAAGGGATGTGGGGAATTGGGAAGGAAGCAGCGGGAAGAAGACTAAATTGGTTGGGGGTGGCTTGAGCCGGGCGGTTTGTCAGGTGGAGGATTGCGGTGTTGATCTGAGTAATGCCAAGGACTATCACAGGCGGCATAAGGTTTGTGAGATGCATTCCAAGGCTACCAAAGCTCTCGTTGGAAACGTTATGCAGCGTTTCTGTCAGCAGTGCAGTAG GTTTCATGTCCTTCAAGAGTTTGATGAAGGGAAGAGAAGTTGTCGGAGACGTCTAGCTGGCCACAATAAAAGGAGAAGGAAGACTAATCCTGATACTGTTGGTAATGGAAGTTCGATGAATGATGATCAGAACAGTGGCTATCTGTTGATAAGTCTCTTGAGGATACTGTCAAACATGCATT CCAATAGATCAGACGAAACAACTGATCAGGATCTGTTAACTCATCTTTTAAGGAGCCTTGCAAGCCATAGTGTTGAACATAGAGGAAGAAACATGTTTGGACCATTGCAGGAACCTCGAGATTTGAGCACATCATTTGGAAATTCAGAG CAAGTTATGCCTGTGCATGATGCATATGGTGCAAATATACAGACCATATCTTCCTTGAAACCCAGCATTCCAAACAACTTTGCAGTGTATTCAGAAGTTCGAGAGAGTACAGCGGGGCAGGtcaagatgaacaattttgatTTGAATGACATTTGTGTTGACTCAGATGATGGCACTGAAGATATAGAGAGATCACCTGCTCCTGTGAATGCAAGGACTAGCTCCCTTGATTGCCCTTCATGGGTACAACAAGACTCCCATCAGTCAAGTCCTCCTCAGACCAGCAGAAATTCAGATTCAGCTTCCGCACAGTCACCTTCTAGTTCCAGCGGAGAAGCTCAG AGCCGCACAGAtcgaattgtttttaaattatttgggaAAGAACCAAATGATTTTCCTCTTGTCCTGCGAGCCCAG ATTCTGGATTGGTTATCTCATAGTCCCACTGATATTGAAAGCTACATCAGGCCTGGTTGTATCATTCTGACCATTTATCTTCATCAGGCCGAGGCTGCATGGGAAGAA CTTTGCTGCGGCCTTGGCTCCAGTTTGAGCAGGCTTCTAGCTGTATCAGAAGACACTTTCTGGAGAACTGGATGGATCTATATTAGGGTGCAACATCAAATAGCATTTATTTATAATG GTCAGGTGGTTGTTGATACATCTTTGCCTCTCACAAGCAACAATTATAGCAAAATTTTAAGTGTCAAGCCAATTGCTATAACTGCATCTGAGAGAGCTGAATTTTTAATTAAGGGGGTCAACTTGTCTCGGCCTGCCACAAG ATTACTCTGTGCAGTAGAAGGGAATTATATGGTTCAAGAAAATAGACAGGAGGTGATGGATGGTGTTGATAGCTTCAAAGGTCATGATGAGGTCCATTGTGTCAACTTTTCTTGCTCTATCCCCATGGTGACTGGAAGAGGATTCATTGAG ATTGAAGATCACGGTTTTAGCAGcagtttctttcctttcttggtTGCAGAGGAAGATGTATGTTCTGAGATCCGCATGCTTGAGGGTGTGTTGGAGACTGAAACAGATGCAGATTTTGAGGAAACTGAAAAAATGGAAGCCAAAAATCAAGCGATGAACTTTGTTCATGAAATGAGCTGGCTTCTTCACAGAAGCCAGTTGAAGTCTAGATTGGGCTGCTCGGATCCTAGTATGAATCTCTTCCCACTAAGAAGATTCAAGTGGCTCATGGAATTCTCCATGGACCATGAATGGTGTGCTGTTGTGGGGAAACTCTTGAACATTCTGCACAACGGAATTGTTGGCACTGAAGAGCACTCATCTTTGAATGTAGCATTATCAGAAATGGGCCTTCTTCACAGAGCTGTGAGGAGGAATTCTAGGTCTCTTGTGGAGCTCCTATTAAGATATGTTCCTGAGAAATTTGGGTCCAAAGACACGGCCCTAGTTGGTGGAAGCCATGGGAGCATTTTGTTTAGGCCAGATGTCACAGGCCCAGCTGGTTTGACACCTCTTCACATTGCAGCGGGTAAAGATGGTTCTGAAGATGTACTTGACACATTAACTGAAGATCCTGGAATG GTGGGCATTGAAGCATGGAAGAATGCTCTTGACAGCACAGGCTTCACACCTGAAGATTATGCTCGCTTGCGTGGCCACTACACATACATCCATCTTGTACAAAGGAAAATTAACAAGAGACAAGCTGTTGGGGGCCATGTTGTGCTTGACATCCCTAGCAATCTCTCAAACAGTAACATTAATGAGAAACAAAATGAAGGATTGTCCAGTAGCTTTGAGATCGGACAAACAGCATTGAGACCCACTCAGCGCAACTGCAAGCTTTGCAGTCAGAAGGTGGTTTATGGAATAGCCAGCAGGTCTCAGCTGTACAGGCCTGCAATGCTCTCAATGGTGGCAATTGCTGCAGTTTGTGTCTGTGTTGCTCTTCTGTTCAAGAGTTGTCCTGAGGTTCTGTATGTGTTCCGACCCTTCAGGTGGGAAATGTTGGACTACGGAACAAGCTGA
- the LOC133692475 gene encoding squamosa promoter-binding-like protein 1 isoform X1, with protein sequence MEARFGGEAHHFYAMGPTDMRAVAKRGLEWDLNDWKWDGDLFIASPLNPVPSTSVSRPFFPLGVGTGVPATGNSSNSSSSCSDEVNLGVEKGKRELEKRRRVVVIDDDNLNDQETGGLSLKLGGQRDVGNWEGSSGKKTKLVGGGLSRAVCQVEDCGVDLSNAKDYHRRHKVCEMHSKATKALVGNVMQRFCQQCSRFHVLQEFDEGKRSCRRRLAGHNKRRRKTNPDTVGNGSSMNDDQNSGYLLISLLRILSNMHSNRSDETTDQDLLTHLLRSLASHSVEHRGRNMFGPLQEPRDLSTSFGNSEVVSTLLSNGEGPSNLKQHLTVPVSGIPQQVMPVHDAYGANIQTISSLKPSIPNNFAVYSEVRESTAGQVKMNNFDLNDICVDSDDGTEDIERSPAPVNARTSSLDCPSWVQQDSHQSSPPQTSRNSDSASAQSPSSSSGEAQSRTDRIVFKLFGKEPNDFPLVLRAQILDWLSHSPTDIESYIRPGCIILTIYLHQAEAAWEELCCGLGSSLSRLLAVSEDTFWRTGWIYIRVQHQIAFIYNGQVVVDTSLPLTSNNYSKILSVKPIAITASERAEFLIKGVNLSRPATRLLCAVEGNYMVQENRQEVMDGVDSFKGHDEVHCVNFSCSIPMVTGRGFIEIEDHGFSSSFFPFLVAEEDVCSEIRMLEGVLETETDADFEETEKMEAKNQAMNFVHEMSWLLHRSQLKSRLGCSDPSMNLFPLRRFKWLMEFSMDHEWCAVVGKLLNILHNGIVGTEEHSSLNVALSEMGLLHRAVRRNSRSLVELLLRYVPEKFGSKDTALVGGSHGSILFRPDVTGPAGLTPLHIAAGKDGSEDVLDTLTEDPGMVGIEAWKNALDSTGFTPEDYARLRGHYTYIHLVQRKINKRQAVGGHVVLDIPSNLSNSNINEKQNEGLSSSFEIGQTALRPTQRNCKLCSQKVVYGIASRSQLYRPAMLSMVAIAAVCVCVALLFKSCPEVLYVFRPFRWEMLDYGTS encoded by the exons ATGGAGGCTAGATTTGGAGGGGAAGCTCATCATTTCTATGCTATGGGCCCAACTGATATGCGGGCAGTAGCGAAGAGAGGTTTAGAATGGGATTTGAATGATTGGAAATGGGATGGTGATCTTTTTATTGCTAGTCCTTTGAATCCGGTACCATCAACTAGCGTCAGTAGGCCATTTTTCCCTCTTGGGGTTGGGACAGGAGTTCCGGCCACTGGGAATTCGTCCAATAGTTCATCCTCATGCTCCGATGAAGTGAATCTGGGAGTTGAGAAAGGAAAAAGGGAATTGGAGAAAAGGAGAAGGGTGGTTGTCATTGACGACGACAATTTGAATGATCAGGAAACTGGTGGTCTTAGTTTAAAGCTTGGTGGTCAAAGGGATGTGGGGAATTGGGAAGGAAGCAGCGGGAAGAAGACTAAATTGGTTGGGGGTGGCTTGAGCCGGGCGGTTTGTCAGGTGGAGGATTGCGGTGTTGATCTGAGTAATGCCAAGGACTATCACAGGCGGCATAAGGTTTGTGAGATGCATTCCAAGGCTACCAAAGCTCTCGTTGGAAACGTTATGCAGCGTTTCTGTCAGCAGTGCAGTAG GTTTCATGTCCTTCAAGAGTTTGATGAAGGGAAGAGAAGTTGTCGGAGACGTCTAGCTGGCCACAATAAAAGGAGAAGGAAGACTAATCCTGATACTGTTGGTAATGGAAGTTCGATGAATGATGATCAGAACAGTGGCTATCTGTTGATAAGTCTCTTGAGGATACTGTCAAACATGCATT CCAATAGATCAGACGAAACAACTGATCAGGATCTGTTAACTCATCTTTTAAGGAGCCTTGCAAGCCATAGTGTTGAACATAGAGGAAGAAACATGTTTGGACCATTGCAGGAACCTCGAGATTTGAGCACATCATTTGGAAATTCAGAGGTAGTCTCAACTTTACTTTCAAATGGTGAAGGCCCATCAAATTTAAAACAGCATCTGACAGTACCTGTGTCTGGAATACCTCAGCAAGTTATGCCTGTGCATGATGCATATGGTGCAAATATACAGACCATATCTTCCTTGAAACCCAGCATTCCAAACAACTTTGCAGTGTATTCAGAAGTTCGAGAGAGTACAGCGGGGCAGGtcaagatgaacaattttgatTTGAATGACATTTGTGTTGACTCAGATGATGGCACTGAAGATATAGAGAGATCACCTGCTCCTGTGAATGCAAGGACTAGCTCCCTTGATTGCCCTTCATGGGTACAACAAGACTCCCATCAGTCAAGTCCTCCTCAGACCAGCAGAAATTCAGATTCAGCTTCCGCACAGTCACCTTCTAGTTCCAGCGGAGAAGCTCAG AGCCGCACAGAtcgaattgtttttaaattatttgggaAAGAACCAAATGATTTTCCTCTTGTCCTGCGAGCCCAG ATTCTGGATTGGTTATCTCATAGTCCCACTGATATTGAAAGCTACATCAGGCCTGGTTGTATCATTCTGACCATTTATCTTCATCAGGCCGAGGCTGCATGGGAAGAA CTTTGCTGCGGCCTTGGCTCCAGTTTGAGCAGGCTTCTAGCTGTATCAGAAGACACTTTCTGGAGAACTGGATGGATCTATATTAGGGTGCAACATCAAATAGCATTTATTTATAATG GTCAGGTGGTTGTTGATACATCTTTGCCTCTCACAAGCAACAATTATAGCAAAATTTTAAGTGTCAAGCCAATTGCTATAACTGCATCTGAGAGAGCTGAATTTTTAATTAAGGGGGTCAACTTGTCTCGGCCTGCCACAAG ATTACTCTGTGCAGTAGAAGGGAATTATATGGTTCAAGAAAATAGACAGGAGGTGATGGATGGTGTTGATAGCTTCAAAGGTCATGATGAGGTCCATTGTGTCAACTTTTCTTGCTCTATCCCCATGGTGACTGGAAGAGGATTCATTGAG ATTGAAGATCACGGTTTTAGCAGcagtttctttcctttcttggtTGCAGAGGAAGATGTATGTTCTGAGATCCGCATGCTTGAGGGTGTGTTGGAGACTGAAACAGATGCAGATTTTGAGGAAACTGAAAAAATGGAAGCCAAAAATCAAGCGATGAACTTTGTTCATGAAATGAGCTGGCTTCTTCACAGAAGCCAGTTGAAGTCTAGATTGGGCTGCTCGGATCCTAGTATGAATCTCTTCCCACTAAGAAGATTCAAGTGGCTCATGGAATTCTCCATGGACCATGAATGGTGTGCTGTTGTGGGGAAACTCTTGAACATTCTGCACAACGGAATTGTTGGCACTGAAGAGCACTCATCTTTGAATGTAGCATTATCAGAAATGGGCCTTCTTCACAGAGCTGTGAGGAGGAATTCTAGGTCTCTTGTGGAGCTCCTATTAAGATATGTTCCTGAGAAATTTGGGTCCAAAGACACGGCCCTAGTTGGTGGAAGCCATGGGAGCATTTTGTTTAGGCCAGATGTCACAGGCCCAGCTGGTTTGACACCTCTTCACATTGCAGCGGGTAAAGATGGTTCTGAAGATGTACTTGACACATTAACTGAAGATCCTGGAATG GTGGGCATTGAAGCATGGAAGAATGCTCTTGACAGCACAGGCTTCACACCTGAAGATTATGCTCGCTTGCGTGGCCACTACACATACATCCATCTTGTACAAAGGAAAATTAACAAGAGACAAGCTGTTGGGGGCCATGTTGTGCTTGACATCCCTAGCAATCTCTCAAACAGTAACATTAATGAGAAACAAAATGAAGGATTGTCCAGTAGCTTTGAGATCGGACAAACAGCATTGAGACCCACTCAGCGCAACTGCAAGCTTTGCAGTCAGAAGGTGGTTTATGGAATAGCCAGCAGGTCTCAGCTGTACAGGCCTGCAATGCTCTCAATGGTGGCAATTGCTGCAGTTTGTGTCTGTGTTGCTCTTCTGTTCAAGAGTTGTCCTGAGGTTCTGTATGTGTTCCGACCCTTCAGGTGGGAAATGTTGGACTACGGAACAAGCTGA
- the LOC133692476 gene encoding aspartic proteinase CDR1-like encodes MGIADTGSDLIRTQCKPCKNCYKLVTPLFDPKSSKTYRHFSCDATECTSQQQTSCPGGEICNFEYSYGDRSYTLGILAADTITLDSTSGRPVRFHKTFIGCGHKNNGPFNDQASGIVGLGGGSLSLISQMGSSVGRKFSYCLVPFFSQAGKSSKLNFGSHAVVSGHGVKSTPLLTEDTFYYLTLEAVGVGKERIQFGDSYSGTGRGNIIADSGTTLTIVPEDVLNELSKAADNQVEGPKWIPEPLLHSLLKVPVITAHFTGADVNRSNFR; translated from the coding sequence ATGGGGATAGCAGATACAGGCAGTGATCTAATAAGGACACAGTGCAAGCCATGCAAGAATTGTTACAAGCTAGTTACTCCTCTTTTTGATCCAAAGTCTTCCAAAACATATAGACACTTCTCTTGTGACGCAACGGAATGCACCTCGCAACAGCAAACTTCTTGCCCTGGTGGCGAAATTTGCAATTTCGAATATTCTTATGGTGATCGATCGTACACCCTTGGAATTCTTGCGGCTGATACAATCACTTTGGATTCCACATCAGGCCGTCCAGTGCGTTTCCATAAAACTTTCATTGGTTGTGGACACAAAAATAATGGACCCTTCAATGACCAAGCTTCGGGTATCGTTGGCCTTGGAGGCGGTTCACTGTCTCTTATTTCTCAAATGGGTTCTTCAGTCGGTAGAAAATTCTCCTACTGTCTGGTGCCTTTTTTCTCCCAAGCTGGAAAATCGAGCAAACTAAACTTTGGCAGCCACGCTGTTGTTTCAGGTCATGGAGTTAAATCTACCCCATTACTAACTGAGGATACCTTCTACTATCTAACTCTTGAAGCCGTGGGTGTTGGAAAAGAGAGAATACAATTCGGTGATTCTTATTCGGGAACTGGTCGTGGAAACATCATCGCTGATTCAGGTACAACTTTGACAATAGTACCAGAAGATGTCTTGAATGAGTTATCAAAAGCAGCAGACAATCAAGTTGAGGGACCCAAGTGGATTCCTGAGCCTTTGCTACACAGTCTTCTCAAGGTTCCTGTAATCACTGCACATTTCACTGGTGCAGATGTGAATCGTTCAAATTTCAGATGA